ATGATCGAAAGATCATCCTTAAAATTACCATCGAATTGTAAAGCTTGAATTTCTTCAATAAAATTATTGAGATTTTTGGCGGAATTACAGTGATAATTTCGCAAAGATTGAATAAATTTCTCTAGTCCCCACATCCTACCATCAGCACAATCGATCTCGTAAATTCCATCGCTAAAAAGATAAAGGCTACTGGGTAAATTCAGGCATTTAACCTGATTAATATATTCCGCTTCTGGAAACATCCCGATGGGAAAACCGGGGGCTTTCAGTCTGGTTTCCATCACCTGGCCAAAAGGTTTTTGAGTCAGGAGAACTGCCGGGGGATGACCGGCACTGGCATAGGTTAACTGTTGTTGTTTCCGATCATAAATTCCGTACCAAATAGTAAAATATTTATCATTCCTAGGACTGATTTGATACACTTGATTTAACCCCTGTAAAACCTGATTAGGTTGATAGTAATTCACCTGACTTAAACCACGAGAACGGAGTAAATTAATCACCGAAAGAGAGGGTAAAGCCGCTCGCAAACCATGGCCCGCCACATCTAAAAGATATAACACCAAATGGTCATTATCTAACCAATAATAATCAAAGCCATCCCCCCCCAATCGACGAGAAGGAAGGAAGCGAAAATCGATAGCAAGTTTTGGAGAAATGAAAGGCTCTGGTAACAGCGATCGCACATATTCCGCCGCTTCCGCTAACTCCATTTCTAGTAATTGTTTTTGCGCTCGCAGATCATGACTTAATTGATGCAAACGCATTCCCGCCCGCACGCGCGCTCTTAACTCATTAATCTCGATCGGTTTACATAAAAAATCATCTGCCCCCGCATCCAATCCCTTCACCCGATCCCCCACCGATCCCAAAGAAGTTAAGAGGATAAAAAAAGTCGTTGACAGTTGGGGATTGAGCTTAATTTGCCGGCAAACTTCCAACCCATCGATCCCCGGCATCATCCAATCACAAATAATCATCGCCGGTTTTATTTGCCCCGCTTGCTTTAATCCTTCTTCCCCATCACTGGCAACAAAAACCTCGTATTCCTTCTGCAAAGCGCGGCTCAAAAACGTTTGAATTACTCCATCATCATCAATTACTAGAATTCGTACCATCTTTTTTGTGACTCGACTATCTCAATCTTACTGCTTACACTAGAGGGGAGTGGACGACTTTGCTTGTACCTCAAGACAGGATTAAATCCAGAATCGAGCTAATACATCAGTCATAGTTTGGGAAAAATGGTATAACTTCTAGCGTAAGGCATTGCAGAGGTAAACCGGGGGTGAAGATTTCTTTTCAGGTAGATAGCGATCTCAGGTCCTTAGATACCGTTTTAAAGTATTTTGAGCAACTCGAACCGGCGGGCATTCCCCAAAAAGACTGGCTCCAGTGTCAGCTTGCTCTTGCCGAAGGTTTTACCAATGCTGTCCGTCACGCTCACCGACACCTCCCCCCCGAAATCCCGATCGAGATCGAGATCGATATTACCCGATCCCAGATGGAACTTCGCATCTGGGATCGGGGTTCCGTCTTCGATTTAGAGGGCTTTATCGAGAAAAACGCCCATCTTCGCCATAGTTTCTCCGGTCATGGGCAAGGACTGCCGATCCTCCAAAAAATCGCCGATCAACTCAGTTATACTCGCAGCGAAGATCAGCGCAACTGTCTGTTAATTATTAAACAATTTTCCCGCCATGAATCCGATCGCGCCCCTCGTTTCTCCTAGTTGGTTAGTTAACAATCTCGATCGCCCCGATCTGATGGTTATTGACTGTCGTTTTCAATTAAACGATCCCGATCTCGGTTATCAAGAGTATTTAGCCAATCATATTGAAAATTCCTTCTATTTACACCTAGACCGCGATTTATCGGCTCCCGTTGCCCCTCATGGCGGACGTCATCCTTTACCGAATCCGCAGACAATAGCCGCTAAATTAAGCTCTCTAGGGGTGATTTCCGGCCAAACCCATGTCATCGCCTACGATGCCTCCCGTTTTGCCTTTGCCAGTCGTCTCTGGTGGTTATTGCGTTATCTGGGCCATGAAAAAGTCAGTATTCTCGATGGTGGTTGGCAAAATTGGTTAAATGCGGGTTATCCCGTCTCCAATCAGATACCTGTGCCGAAAACCGGCGCTTTTCTCCCCCAAGTTCAAGAGGATTGGGTAGTCACAATTGAGCAGGTAAAAAGGCACAAAGAGCAAGCGGGAGTGGTGTTAATTGATGCTAGGGAAAGCGATCGCTATCGGGGTGAAAGGGAACCGATCGATCCGATCGCCGGCCACATCGAGGGGGCGCTGAATTATCCCTGGTTGGAAGTCACCGATAGTCAGGGTTTTTCTCAACCCCAGGACCAGCAAACACAACGTTGGCAAGAGCGGCAAGGCGATCGAGAAATTATCCTCTACTGTGGTTCAGGAGTGACAGCCTGTGTTAATATCTTTTCCCTTACCCTAGTCGGATACGAGAATGTTAAGCTATATTCTGGAGGTTGGAGTGATTGGTGTTCCTACCTGATCTAACCGGCCCTATTGATACCCATCTATCGAGAAAGATTATCAAAATGACCTAATTACTGTACAATCCCTCTATTATCACTTTTAATTATTCCGAAACTATTATCTAATTTGTCTCCTAAGTGGGTGGGTGGAATTAAATATAAGATGAACGTAGGTTGGTCTTCGGCCGTGAGCTTTTGCCGAACGGTTGAAGCATGAAACCCAACGCCAGATTATGTTACGCTACCGCTAACCCATCCTACAAATAATTGTGCCGCCCTACTTAGACAAAAAAGCTAATTTTTATTTTAGTTGCTATCTTTTTGCTCTCAAATCACCGCTATTCCTCAAAGAATAGTCATTTTCCCCCGTAAAATTACTAAAAAGTAATTTTATAGTTAAACTCTATAAAAAATTAGGTATGTATTTTGTATGACAGAAGCCGGTCTTTGTCATTGTAATGGTGGCACCCGTCCGAAAGATCGCCTTTCGATTTTTGTGGATGGCAATAATATGTTTTATGCTCAACAAAAAAATGGTTGGTTTTTTGACCCGCGCAAGGTGTTAAATTACTTCACTAATGACCCGAATATTATGTTAATTAATGCCTTTTGGTACACGGGTTTAAAAGATTCCCAAGATCAAAGAGGTTTTCGCGATGCTTTAATTAGTTTGGGTTATACGGTGAGAACAAAAATTTTGAAAGAATATTATGATGATAGTTCCGGTCGTTTTTCTCAGAAAGCTAATTTAGATATCGAAATTGTCGTCGATATGTTTAATACCGTCGATCAATACGATCGAGTGATTTTATTTAGTGGTGATGGCGATTTTGAACGAGCGATCGAACTATTGCGCTCTAAAAATACTCATATTACCGTAGTTTCTACGGAAGGGATGATCGCTAGGGAATTGCGAAATGCCACCGATCGCTATATTGACCTGAATGATCTTCGCAAAGATATCGAAAAAAGTGATTATTAATCGGCCGTTTTGTCTTTAAACCGGCTATTTATCCCATTTTTCTTTATTGGTATTCCTCACCCCAATCCCTCTCCCAGAAG
This portion of the Microcystis aeruginosa NIES-2549 genome encodes:
- a CDS encoding ATP-binding protein, which translates into the protein MKISFQVDSDLRSLDTVLKYFEQLEPAGIPQKDWLQCQLALAEGFTNAVRHAHRHLPPEIPIEIEIDITRSQMELRIWDRGSVFDLEGFIEKNAHLRHSFSGHGQGLPILQKIADQLSYTRSEDQRNCLLIIKQFSRHESDRAPRFS
- a CDS encoding NYN domain-containing protein, giving the protein MTEAGLCHCNGGTRPKDRLSIFVDGNNMFYAQQKNGWFFDPRKVLNYFTNDPNIMLINAFWYTGLKDSQDQRGFRDALISLGYTVRTKILKEYYDDSSGRFSQKANLDIEIVVDMFNTVDQYDRVILFSGDGDFERAIELLRSKNTHITVVSTEGMIARELRNATDRYIDLNDLRKDIEKSDY
- a CDS encoding SpoIIE family protein phosphatase, whose protein sequence is MVRILVIDDDGVIQTFLSRALQKEYEVFVASDGEEGLKQAGQIKPAMIICDWMMPGIDGLEVCRQIKLNPQLSTTFFILLTSLGSVGDRVKGLDAGADDFLCKPIEINELRARVRAGMRLHQLSHDLRAQKQLLEMELAEAAEYVRSLLPEPFISPKLAIDFRFLPSRRLGGDGFDYYWLDNDHLVLYLLDVAGHGLRAALPSLSVINLLRSRGLSQVNYYQPNQVLQGLNQVYQISPRNDKYFTIWYGIYDRKQQQLTYASAGHPPAVLLTQKPFGQVMETRLKAPGFPIGMFPEAEYINQVKCLNLPSSLYLFSDGIYEIDCADGRMWGLEKFIQSLRNYHCNSAKNLNNFIEEIQALQFDGNFKDDLSIMQVDFY
- a CDS encoding sulfurtransferase, with the translated sequence MNPIAPLVSPSWLVNNLDRPDLMVIDCRFQLNDPDLGYQEYLANHIENSFYLHLDRDLSAPVAPHGGRHPLPNPQTIAAKLSSLGVISGQTHVIAYDASRFAFASRLWWLLRYLGHEKVSILDGGWQNWLNAGYPVSNQIPVPKTGAFLPQVQEDWVVTIEQVKRHKEQAGVVLIDARESDRYRGEREPIDPIAGHIEGALNYPWLEVTDSQGFSQPQDQQTQRWQERQGDREIILYCGSGVTACVNIFSLTLVGYENVKLYSGGWSDWCSYLI